The following are encoded together in the Cynocephalus volans isolate mCynVol1 chromosome 4, mCynVol1.pri, whole genome shotgun sequence genome:
- the SIAE gene encoding sialate O-acetylesterase isoform X2, whose translation MVVLDPMKPGGPFEVMAQQTLGRMNSTLRVHDVLFGDVWLCSGQSNMQMTVSQIFNATRELSNTAAYQSVRILSVSLVQSEQELQDLAALDLQWSEPTSENLGHGNFTYMSAVCWLFGRYLYDTLQYPIGLISSSWGGTPIEAWSSGRSLKACGVPKEGFIPYDSVTGPREHSVLWNAMIHPLRNMTLKGVIWYQGESNVNYNRNLYNCMFPALIDDWRQTFHHGSQGQTKRFFPFGFVQISSEKSTNTSDDGFPQIRWHQTADFGYVPNQKMPNTFMAVAMDLCDRDSPFGSIHPRDKQTVAYRLHLGARAVAYGEKKLTFQGPLPEKIELLAHKGLLNLTYYQQIQVQRQDNKIFEISCCSDHHCKWLPAPMDTFSTQTLTLNIDSCHETVVALRYAWTTWPCEYKQCPLYYPSSILPAPPFIAFITDQVPGHQSNVAK comes from the exons ATGGTGGTACTGGATCCTATGAAGCCTGGTGGACCTTTTGAAGTGATGGCACAACAGACTTTGGGAAGAATGAACTCTACCCTGAGAGTTCATGATGTCTTATTTGGAGATGTCTGGCTCTGCAGTGGGCAGAGTAACATGCAGATGACTGTTTCACAG ATATTTAATGCTACAAGGGAGTTGTCTAACACAGCTGCCTATCAGTCTGTCCGTATCCTCTCAGTCTCTCTCGTCCAGTCAGAGCAGGAGCTGCAGGACCTTGCTGCCCTTGACTTGCAATGGTCTGAGCCCACATCAG AAAACTTAGGCCATGGAAATTTCACATATATGTCAGCAGTGTGCTGGCTCTTTGGCCGTTACTTATATGACACTCTGCAGTATCCCATTGGGCTGATCTCCTCCAGCTGGGGTGGGACACCCATTGAAGCCTGGTCATCTGGAAGGTCACTGAAAGCCTGTGGGGTCCCTAAGGAAGG GTTCATACCATATGATTCTGTAACTGGACCCAGGGAGCACTCTGTTCTCTGGAATGCCATGATCCATCCACTACGTAATATGACTCTGAAAGGGGTGATATGGTACCAGG GGGAGTCCAATGTAAATTATAACAGGAACCTGTACAATTGCATGTTCCCTGCACTCATTGACGACTGGCGCCAAACTTTCCACCATGGCTCCCAGGGGCAGACCAAACGTTTCTTCCCATTTGGATTTGTCCAG ATATCTTCAGAAAAGTCTACCAACACATCAGATGATGGATTTCCCCAGATCCGTTGGCATCAAACAGCAGACTTTGGCTATGTCCCCAACCAAAAGATGCCCAATACTTTCATGGCTGTTGCTATGGATCTGTGTGATAGGGACTCGCCTTTTGGCAG CATCCACCCACGAGATAAACAGACTGTGGCCTATCGGCTGCACTTGGGGGCCCGTGCTGTGGCTTACGGTGAGAAGAAATTGACCTTTCAAGGACCACTGCCTGAGAAGATAGAACTCTTGGCTCACAAGGGCCTGCTCAACCTCACATATTACCAGCAAATCCAGGTGCAGAGGCAGGACAACAAGATATTCGAG ATTTCATGTTGCAGTGACCATCATTGCAAATGGCTTCCAGCTCCCATGGACACTTTCTCCACCCAGACCCTGACACTGAATATCGATTCTTGTCATGAGACTGTGGTTGCTCTTCGCTATGCCTGGACCACATGGCCTTGTGAATATAAGCAATGTCCCCTGTACTACCCCAGCAGTATCCTGCCTGCTCCTCCCTTCATTGCTTTCATTACAGACCAGGTTCCTGGACATCAGAGCAACGTTGCCAAGTGA
- the SIAE gene encoding sialate O-acetylesterase isoform X1 codes for MVVPGSVLGLLLPLVLWADRSAGIGFRFASYIDNYMVLQKEPAGAVIWGFGMPGATVTVTLCQGQETIMRKVTSVKAHSNTWMVVLDPMKPGGPFEVMAQQTLGRMNSTLRVHDVLFGDVWLCSGQSNMQMTVSQIFNATRELSNTAAYQSVRILSVSLVQSEQELQDLAALDLQWSEPTSENLGHGNFTYMSAVCWLFGRYLYDTLQYPIGLISSSWGGTPIEAWSSGRSLKACGVPKEGFIPYDSVTGPREHSVLWNAMIHPLRNMTLKGVIWYQGESNVNYNRNLYNCMFPALIDDWRQTFHHGSQGQTKRFFPFGFVQISSEKSTNTSDDGFPQIRWHQTADFGYVPNQKMPNTFMAVAMDLCDRDSPFGSIHPRDKQTVAYRLHLGARAVAYGEKKLTFQGPLPEKIELLAHKGLLNLTYYQQIQVQRQDNKIFEISCCSDHHCKWLPAPMDTFSTQTLTLNIDSCHETVVALRYAWTTWPCEYKQCPLYYPSSILPAPPFIAFITDQVPGHQSNVAK; via the exons GTATTGGTTTTCGCTTTGCTTCATACATCGATAATTACATGGTGCTGCAGAAGGAGCCTGCTGGGGCAGTGATCTGGGGCTTTGGTATGCCTGGAGCCACAGTGACAGTGACCCTGTGCCAGGGTCAGGAAACCATCATGAGGAAAGTGACCAGTGTGAAAG CACACTCTAATACCTGGATGGTGGTACTGGATCCTATGAAGCCTGGTGGACCTTTTGAAGTGATGGCACAACAGACTTTGGGAAGAATGAACTCTACCCTGAGAGTTCATGATGTCTTATTTGGAGATGTCTGGCTCTGCAGTGGGCAGAGTAACATGCAGATGACTGTTTCACAG ATATTTAATGCTACAAGGGAGTTGTCTAACACAGCTGCCTATCAGTCTGTCCGTATCCTCTCAGTCTCTCTCGTCCAGTCAGAGCAGGAGCTGCAGGACCTTGCTGCCCTTGACTTGCAATGGTCTGAGCCCACATCAG AAAACTTAGGCCATGGAAATTTCACATATATGTCAGCAGTGTGCTGGCTCTTTGGCCGTTACTTATATGACACTCTGCAGTATCCCATTGGGCTGATCTCCTCCAGCTGGGGTGGGACACCCATTGAAGCCTGGTCATCTGGAAGGTCACTGAAAGCCTGTGGGGTCCCTAAGGAAGG GTTCATACCATATGATTCTGTAACTGGACCCAGGGAGCACTCTGTTCTCTGGAATGCCATGATCCATCCACTACGTAATATGACTCTGAAAGGGGTGATATGGTACCAGG GGGAGTCCAATGTAAATTATAACAGGAACCTGTACAATTGCATGTTCCCTGCACTCATTGACGACTGGCGCCAAACTTTCCACCATGGCTCCCAGGGGCAGACCAAACGTTTCTTCCCATTTGGATTTGTCCAG ATATCTTCAGAAAAGTCTACCAACACATCAGATGATGGATTTCCCCAGATCCGTTGGCATCAAACAGCAGACTTTGGCTATGTCCCCAACCAAAAGATGCCCAATACTTTCATGGCTGTTGCTATGGATCTGTGTGATAGGGACTCGCCTTTTGGCAG CATCCACCCACGAGATAAACAGACTGTGGCCTATCGGCTGCACTTGGGGGCCCGTGCTGTGGCTTACGGTGAGAAGAAATTGACCTTTCAAGGACCACTGCCTGAGAAGATAGAACTCTTGGCTCACAAGGGCCTGCTCAACCTCACATATTACCAGCAAATCCAGGTGCAGAGGCAGGACAACAAGATATTCGAG ATTTCATGTTGCAGTGACCATCATTGCAAATGGCTTCCAGCTCCCATGGACACTTTCTCCACCCAGACCCTGACACTGAATATCGATTCTTGTCATGAGACTGTGGTTGCTCTTCGCTATGCCTGGACCACATGGCCTTGTGAATATAAGCAATGTCCCCTGTACTACCCCAGCAGTATCCTGCCTGCTCCTCCCTTCATTGCTTTCATTACAGACCAGGTTCCTGGACATCAGAGCAACGTTGCCAAGTGA